A single Pedobacter sp. PACM 27299 DNA region contains:
- a CDS encoding NAD(P)H-binding protein: MKLLVKLTNFKVIFVDHNAQEDLIRASETDWKIARPAGLNDNDTLGTSVVSYDRSPKPFQISRKLLAKFFIDNLYSEGFVLPIPMLSER; this comes from the coding sequence GTGAAGCTGCTGGTGAAGCTGACTAATTTCAAAGTTATCTTTGTCGACCATAATGCCCAGGAAGATTTGATTAGGGCATCCGAAACCGACTGGAAAATCGCCAGACCTGCCGGTCTGAATGACAACGATACCCTCGGTACATCAGTGGTCAGTTACGACCGTAGCCCAAAACCTTTTCAGATCAGTAGGAAGTTACTGGCAAAATTCTTTATTGATAATTTGTATAGCGAAGGGTTTGTTCTGCCAATACCAATGCTGTCAGAGCGGTAA
- a CDS encoding RNA polymerase sigma factor — protein MDIDTDLLTGLKSDKQGSFENLFNRHWEDLYKKAYRRLQDQSEAEDMVQDIFETIWSRRHSIEIHTSFQAYLQTALKYKIMKWLERKNLHERASAHLLYRMEEMESSILEMIAAADVKHTLDEAIQTFPENMRKVFILRTESYSIREIAEALGLAEQTVKNNNAEALRRLKVILSAKHPDLKQSFFIALSAIILS, from the coding sequence ATGGATATAGATACAGATTTATTGACTGGTTTAAAATCTGATAAGCAGGGTTCATTTGAAAACCTGTTTAACAGGCATTGGGAAGATTTGTATAAGAAAGCTTACCGAAGGCTGCAGGATCAGTCTGAAGCAGAAGACATGGTTCAGGATATTTTTGAAACGATATGGAGCCGCCGTCACAGCATTGAAATTCATACTTCATTTCAGGCCTACCTTCAAACGGCTCTGAAATATAAGATCATGAAATGGCTGGAACGTAAAAATCTTCATGAGCGCGCTTCAGCCCATCTTTTGTACAGAATGGAAGAAATGGAGAGCAGTATTCTGGAAATGATTGCTGCTGCCGATGTAAAGCATACTTTGGATGAAGCCATTCAGACTTTTCCAGAAAATATGCGGAAGGTATTTATTCTTCGTACCGAGAGTTATTCGATCCGGGAAATAGCCGAAGCCTTGGGATTGGCAGAACAAACGGTTAAAAATAATAATGCAGAGGCTTTGCGACGCCTTAAAGTCATTCTTTCCGCTAAACATCCTGACCTCAAACAGTCGTTTTTCATTGCCTTGTCGGCGATAATATTAAGTTAA